In Desulfosporosinus youngiae DSM 17734, the genomic stretch GTTTTTTGTTCATTTGCTGCACCTACTTTCAAGCATTAAAACCATCTTTAGCTGCTTAACAAGCAGTTTTCCAAAACCTGTTTTTTCTCATTAAATTCTTCCAGCTGTAAATAGTATTTTGCGGAGTCTATCAGAGCATTCATCGGCGTAAGACCAATAATTTCACTGCCTATGACATTAACCCCATACCTTTGTGCCTCTATTTTAATAAGTTCAAAAACCCGGTATAAAGGTGTAACTTCATAGTTGGTCATATTTATGGAAACCTGAGCTATGTTCCGGTCCTCCAGCATTACCCCGATGGATTTGACATACTTAAGACCACCGTTGCTTTCCCGGATTGTCTTGGCAATTTGTTTGGATATATTTAGATCTGCTGTATTTAAATTCACATTGTACGCCACCAGAGGCATTCTTGCCCCTACTGCGGTGACACCTGCCGTGGGATGGACTTCTTGTGCCCCAAAATCAGGCCTCCGATCAGCGTCTTTGATTTTTTCTTTCATCCCTTCAAATTGCCCCTTGCGGATATTGGCCAAATTTATTCTTTCAGCACTCACCGCAGCTTCCTCATATAAAAACACCGGAATAGAAAGCTCTGAAGCAAGCCTTTCTCCTAATTGCTTGGAAAAATTAATACACTCATCCATTGTTACATATTTTATCGGAACAAAGGGGATGACATCAACGGCGCCCATACGGGGGTGCTCCCCTGTATGAACGTTCATATCGATGAGCTCAGACGCTTTTTTCGCAGATAAGAAAGCAGCCTCAATTACGGACTCAGGTTTACCTACAAAAGTAAAAACACTTCTATTATGGCTGTAATCCGAAGAATAATCCAATAAGATCACATTGGGAACAGATTTAATCGTTTCTGCTATCGCCTCAATAACTTCAGTTCGCCGTCCTTCACTGAAGTTAGGAATGCATTCAATAAGTTGTGACATTTCTTTATCCTCGCTTTCATTAAACCCCGATTAACAGCCTAATTTATCATGCACTGCTTTAAGTATTTCCTCCTGCAATTGCTTTCCTTCATTAAGGATATACTCTTTTTTACATTTAAAATTATTTGTTAAAAACCCCAGCAACCAGTTGATCAATCAACTCTCCATTCGGTATATAGGGTATGGTAATGTGGCCGGTTCCCGTATAATTTTTATTAAAATTAATACTTGTTTCTATGGAATTACTATTTCTGGCCCAGGACCGACGGGCAACTCCCCCCATCACATCCCACAGCATCGCCGATTTAATAATACTGTCCACCCTGGCCGAACCATCAAGAACCAAGCCAAAGCCGCCGTTGATGGCTTTTCCAATCCCAACGCCGCCTCCATTATGCAGAGCTATTAAACTCATACCTCTTGCCCCATTACCGGCAAAGCACTGGACTGCCATATCCGCCATGACATTACTGCCGTCCTTGATATTAGCTGTCTCCCGGAAGGGGGAATCAGTGCCGCTGACATCATGATGGTCCCTGCCTAACATCACGGGGCCTATTTCCCCATTTCGTACCATCTCATTAAATTTAAGGGCGATTTTTACTCTTCCTTCGGCATCCTGATACAGGATTCTGGCTTGTGTGCCCACAACCAGTTGATTTTTGGCTGCATCTTTAATCCAATTATAATTATCCCGATCCTGAAATCTCCTGTTGTGATCAATACAATCCATAGCTGCCTGGTCTGTTTTAATTAAATCCTCATTATTGCCGCTTAAACAAACCCATCTGAAGGGACCATAGCCAAAATCAAACAGCTCCGGTCCCATAATGTCCTCAACATAGGAGGGGAAAATAAATCCATCTTTTTCATCAATACCGTTTTTGGAGATTTCCTTTACCCCGGCATCATAAACGGCTTTCATAAAGGCATTGCCATAATCAAAGAAATATGTGCCCCTATACGCCAAAATTTTGATTAAGGCAAATTGTCTTTGTAAGCTTTTGTCCACAAGCTCCCGGAATTTTTTTCTATCCTTGGCCAAAAGCTCTGTTCTTTCCTCAAAGGTTACTCCCTGAGGGCAATAGCCGCCGTCATACTGCACATGACAGGAGGTTTGGTCAGACAGCAAATCCACTTTAATATTGTTTTCGACAGCATACTCCAGCAAATCAACTATATTTCCATAATAAGCAATAGAAACCGGTTCTTTCTTTTCCTGATACTCAGCGGCGATCTTAAATACTTCCCTCAAATCTGAGGAAACCTTGCTTACCCAGCCTTGATCATGTCTGGTCTTAATTCTGGAATAATCTGTTTCCGCGATTATACCCACACCATTTGCTATTTCCACGGCCTTGGGTTGAGCACCGCTCATACCGCCCAAGCCTGAAGAAATAAACAAGCAACCCCTTAAATCTCCATCCGAGGGGATACCCAGAATTTTTCTGCCTGCAATAAGCAGGGTATTGTAGGTTCCATGAACAATACCCTGAGGGCCTATATACATCCATCCTCCGGCAGTCATCTGCCCATAATTGGCCACACCCATCTGTTCTGCAGTTTCCCAGTCTTCCTGGTTATCAAACATACCAACCATCAGGGCATTAGTAATAATTACCCTTGGGGCTTCAGGCTTGGAGGGGAAGAGTCCCAGAGGGTGCCCCGATTCTATAACCAAGGTTTGATCCTGGGTCATTACTGCCAAATATTTTTTTATTAATCTATACTGGAGCCAGTTTTGACATACACTCCCTGTTTCTCCATAGGTAACAAGCTCATAAGGGTAAAGGGCTACATTAAAATCCAGATTATTATCAATCATCACCTGGAAGGCTTTACCTTCCATACATTTCCCTGAATACTCATCTATAGACTTACCAAAAATTCTCCCCGCGGGACGAAATCTATAAGCATAAATTCTCCCGTAAGTTACCAATTCATTTAAAAATTCCGGGGCCAGCTGCTCATGAAGCTCTTCCGGTACATAACGCAGGGCATTTTTCAAAGCTGTTTGGGTCTGAGCTGCTGTCAGCTTAAACCCTCTGTCGGGCGCCCTTCTGATACCTGCGGCAAATTCAGACATTTCCGGCAGATCTGCATCTATTTTTATGGTCATTGCTTGTCCGATGTCATAGTTACTTGTCATTACTTTCGACCTCCCTTAACATATCAAACAGGTGTGATGAAATCATGACTTAACGATATTCAATCATGGTCCCTAACCCAAGGTTTTTCGCCTTCTCCCAGATTAAATGACCAAGGGCAATATCATTCAAGGATAACCCCCTGTGCCAGAAGAGGATTCTCTCTTCATCATTTTCCCGTCCCACTTTTTTCCCTGAGACGATTTCACCCAGTTCGGCATGGAGGGTTTCCGCGGATAATTTACCCGCATCTACATGACGGCGCAGGCTGCCAAATTTACCGCCTTTACATTGACCCCAATCGTCAACAACCATTTTATCCATGACATCGGTTAGGGAAAACTCCACGGCACTTATTGTTCCATAAGGCACCACAAAGGTTCCGGGTGTAACCCATTCCGTCTTTAACAAAGCTTGAGGCTCGATCAGTCTCGTTGCTTCAACCATAATATCCGCACCCTTTAGGCACTCTTCACTGTTTTCGACAGCCTTAACAGGTTTACCAAGATGGTCGCTTAACCTCTGGGCAAAATCATTCATAGATTCCGGTCTTCTGCTGTTAACTCTGATCTCTTCAAAATCAAAAATACTGTCCAACAAAACAACATTCCACCAGGCAGTTCCTCTAGAACCCAGATGACCTAATACTTTGCAATCCTTCCTGGCCAGATATTTGGCACCCAAGGCAGTTAAGGCACCGGTACGCATATTTGTGATTTCTGTACAATCAACAATCGCCAAAGGCATGCCTGTCCGAGGATCATAAAGTGTCACCAA encodes the following:
- the ftcD gene encoding glutamate formimidoyltransferase, yielding MSQLIECIPNFSEGRRTEVIEAIAETIKSVPNVILLDYSSDYSHNRSVFTFVGKPESVIEAAFLSAKKASELIDMNVHTGEHPRMGAVDVIPFVPIKYVTMDECINFSKQLGERLASELSIPVFLYEEAAVSAERINLANIRKGQFEGMKEKIKDADRRPDFGAQEVHPTAGVTAVGARMPLVAYNVNLNTADLNISKQIAKTIRESNGGLKYVKSIGVMLEDRNIAQVSINMTNYEVTPLYRVFELIKIEAQRYGVNVIGSEIIGLTPMNALIDSAKYYLQLEEFNEKKQVLENCLLSS
- a CDS encoding urocanate hydratase, with the translated sequence MTSNYDIGQAMTIKIDADLPEMSEFAAGIRRAPDRGFKLTAAQTQTALKNALRYVPEELHEQLAPEFLNELVTYGRIYAYRFRPAGRIFGKSIDEYSGKCMEGKAFQVMIDNNLDFNVALYPYELVTYGETGSVCQNWLQYRLIKKYLAVMTQDQTLVIESGHPLGLFPSKPEAPRVIITNALMVGMFDNQEDWETAEQMGVANYGQMTAGGWMYIGPQGIVHGTYNTLLIAGRKILGIPSDGDLRGCLFISSGLGGMSGAQPKAVEIANGVGIIAETDYSRIKTRHDQGWVSKVSSDLREVFKIAAEYQEKKEPVSIAYYGNIVDLLEYAVENNIKVDLLSDQTSCHVQYDGGYCPQGVTFEERTELLAKDRKKFRELVDKSLQRQFALIKILAYRGTYFFDYGNAFMKAVYDAGVKEISKNGIDEKDGFIFPSYVEDIMGPELFDFGYGPFRWVCLSGNNEDLIKTDQAAMDCIDHNRRFQDRDNYNWIKDAAKNQLVVGTQARILYQDAEGRVKIALKFNEMVRNGEIGPVMLGRDHHDVSGTDSPFRETANIKDGSNVMADMAVQCFAGNGARGMSLIALHNGGGVGIGKAINGGFGLVLDGSARVDSIIKSAMLWDVMGGVARRSWARNSNSIETSINFNKNYTGTGHITIPYIPNGELIDQLVAGVFNK
- a CDS encoding ornithine cyclodeaminase family protein, with protein sequence MKSLEFMFVNAKDIEKMNLTNEEIMKAVEDSLLAQGNGQVVIEPREHLIPNPEFQGHFNILRGYVEPLNVAGVKVVGDYVNNYKIGLPSELALVTLYDPRTGMPLAIVDCTEITNMRTGALTALGAKYLARKDCKVLGHLGSRGTAWWNVVLLDSIFDFEEIRVNSRRPESMNDFAQRLSDHLGKPVKAVENSEECLKGADIMVEATRLIEPQALLKTEWVTPGTFVVPYGTISAVEFSLTDVMDKMVVDDWGQCKGGKFGSLRRHVDAGKLSAETLHAELGEIVSGKKVGRENDEERILFWHRGLSLNDIALGHLIWEKAKNLGLGTMIEYR